From Monomorium pharaonis isolate MP-MQ-018 chromosome 9, ASM1337386v2, whole genome shotgun sequence, the proteins below share one genomic window:
- the LOC105838594 gene encoding uncharacterized protein LOC105838594, with the protein MCDLIDLSSPNVKRTMELVMPSPLIPAPKNVECDSGAGSETESAMGRQVEGNDNPFDQVLHETAEYVSKKGDPFEVMLQRALKFKGCRNARSVNFTDDYTPRKKGYFKAMNKTSGMLDESLLDCSRFVLFESGRDRKSESVSCDSKGVDHASVFKQEHKISGPDSLELSILNQSAMNDTLLEVIPKENDRLSPSLSSPLEKDALFKEDIFFSSNNYLKLNIQRSLSQGAGKSPTGLPYPYRRSQSVTDGQRKASLASSGTSTVSFLDKGFLESRQSDQSVFSSLSNVSSITKLTSASLSSVLSIDPMNRAFVGDGSSLKNQERMSITENSADIQPRRYDLSDLLEKFNKLKGTMNDTQNILNVTENDTSSYESNDQTTDNKLIDVDIFVPELNINFNKSSSSTCSSDSVFTNNKVNKSILKEAKVLAKTFEELNSGSSIDDDFISNNTLWMSELLPAFDEPAVDNLIHLPSSPEEYSRDRSNDKKQSPASIDSTEKNSLKELSFTSVSVVKQDITLLLLDLRKLVKPESNPEAKKLLDNLEDILNVNYKNNTELLAACLNASNKSQSLQKTSSDSIEKFDKSSTDKSLKEEKNKISQEMICNNEKSLSDVNYKDLEDTSQNISEKSSITACKNNDETRKNITDSSDLSEDSKSKEYEVKERDSQVDKKIAVELLVNLKKLLSGQFEDDTTIQLLKNIGKVLNIALNNPESGMQTDCTRKQNIVLNNPESEMETDCTRKQNIQQTTPVRARKSDSNVHSSALSTKVTHRRSLELKSKTVRKSISAIESSPKSTQIRTRRDSSNLENRQKRFSSDPGFTSNVSNKKPVIPEACNTRKSKLYTTEVAKSECGKEKSIGLNDVKNKLKKRSDIINKKGPIRAVHPVDNMQKNRASIGRKMSSQIITPPKSNKITPLGNKIVSSTPTDNNYYMPKKSAKSKPIASSTPDSQNNKNAPLTASVNKKRNLSCDISPVTTYVNMSSSDERKDSPRRSTSKLPTPKKCTTPTRQHTDALGIPKFLTPPRHYSSCNTNNHSRSPRRLNRSAIGLQRYSPVSEKKDIGRIQQSPLKETNRISAKVKPLNLISKIKRHSISDFTEEKENNYA; encoded by the exons ATGTGCGACTTGATAGACTTGAGCAGCCCGAACGTGAAGAGAACGATGGAACTGGTGATGCCGTCGCCGCTGATCCCAGCGCCGAAGAATGTCGAGTGCGACAGCGGAGCGGGCTCGGAGACGGAATCGGCGATGGGAAGACAGGTAGAAGGTAACGACAATCCGTTCGACCAAGTGTTGCACGAGACCGCCGAGTACGTCAGCAAGAAGGGCGATCCCTTCGAGGTAATGCTTCAACGAGCCCTGAAGTTCAAAGGCTGTAGGAACGCCCGGTCTGTAAACTTCACGGACGACTATACTCCGCGTAAGAAAGGCTATTTCAAAGCGATGAATAAGACGTCGGGTATGCTCGACGAGTCGTTGCTCGATTGTAGCAGGTTTGTCTTGTTCGAGAGCGGAAGAGACAGAAAGAGTGAAAGTGTCTCATGTGACAGCAAAGGAGTAGATCATGCGTCTGTCTTCAAGCAGGAACATAAAATATCCGGTCCAGACTCCCTTGAGTTATCCATCTTAAATCAGTCTGCGATGAACGACACACTGCTGGAAGTAATTCCCAAGGAGAATGACAGATTGTCACCATCTTTATCATCACCATTGGAGAAAGATGCGTTGTTCAAAGAggatatctttttttcaagTAACAATTATCTTAAGTTAAATATTCAGCGTTCATTGTCACAGGGGGCTGGAAAGTCGCCGACAGGATTGCCATATCCGTACAGAAGATCGCAGTCCGTGACAGATGGGCAAAGGAAAGCCTCGTTGGCGTCAAGTGGCACCAGCACTGTGTCGTTCTTAGACAAAGGCTTCTTGGAGAGCAGACAGAGTGATCAGTCTGTATTCTCCAGTTTGTCGAACGTCTCGTCCATAACGAAACTGACTTCTGCCTCGTTGTCGTCAGTTCTGTCGATCGATCCGATGAACCGTGCTTTCGTGGGCGACGGTTCGTCCTTGAAAAATCAAGAGAGAATGAGCATAACCGAGAATTCGGCGGATATACAGCCAAGGCGGTACGACTTGTCGGATCTGTTGGAAAAGTTTAACAAGTTGAAAGGCACTATGAATGATACGCAAAACATCTTGAATGTAACTGAGAATGACACCAGTTCCTACGAAAGTAATGATCAAACTActgataataaattgataGATGTCGATATATTCGTTCCAgaactaaatataaatttcaacaaaagttCGTCTTCCACTTGTTCTTCGGATTCTGTGTTCACT AATAATAAAGTCAATAAGTCTATACTGAAAGAGGCAAAGGTGCTTGCGAAAACTTTTGAGGAATTAAATTCTGGAT CTAGTATAGATGATGATTTCATATCAAATAATACTTTGTGGATGTCAGAATTACTACCGGCATTTGATGAACCTGCTGTAGATAATTTGATTCATTTACCCTCGTCGCCAGAAGAATACTCAAGAGATAGAAGCAATGATAAAAAGCAATCTCCTGCAAGCATCGATAGCACGGAAAAGAACTCATTGAAGGAATTGTCATTTACTAGTGTTTCTGTTGTAAAACAAGACATAACTTTGCTATTATTAGATCTGAGAAAGTTAGTTAAACCCGAAAGTAATCCTGAAGCTAAGAAATTACTTGATAATCTGGAAGATATTTtgaatgttaattataaaaataatacggaATTGTTGGCAGCCTGTCTTAATGCATCAAACAAATCACAAAGTCTTCAGAAAACCTCTTCGGAcagtattgaaaaatttgataaatcaaGTACAGATAAAAGCttgaaggaagaaaaaaataagatatccCAAGAAATGAtttgtaataatgaaaaatcattGTCGGACGTAAATTATAAAGACTTGGAAGATACATCACAAAAcatcagcgaaaaatcatcaaTTACAGcctgtaaaaataatgacgAAACTCGCAAGAATATTACAGATTCATCTGATTTATCAGAAGACAGCAAGTCTAAAGAGTATGAAgttaaagagagagatagcCAGGTGGATAAAAAGATAGCGGTAGAATTGCTggtaaatcttaaaaaattattgagcGGTCAATTTGAGGATGACACGACGATAcagttacttaaaaatataggAAAAGTGTTGAATATCGCATTAAATAACCCTGAAAGTGGAATGCAGACTGATTGTACTAGGAAGCAGAATATCGTATTAAATAATCCTGAAAGTGAAATGGAGACTGATTGTACTAGGAAGCAGAATATTCAGCAGACTACGCCTGTAAGAGCTCGAAAATCTGATTCTAACGTGCATTCGTCTGCACTTTCGACAAAAGTAACACATAGACGAAGCTTGGAGTTAAAATCTAAA ACAGTTAGAAAAAGTATATCTGCAATCGAGTCATCGCCTAAGAGTACACAAATACGCACACGTAGGGATTCATCCAACCTGGAAAACCGCCAAAAGCGTTTTTCAAGCGATCCTGGTTTTACTAGcaatgtatcaaataaaaaacctGTGATTCCAGAAGCATGTAACACAAGAAAgagtaaattatatacaa CGGAAGTTGCAAAATCTGAATGCGGAAAGGAGAAATCCATTGGTTTaaatgatgtcaaaaataAGCTGAAAAAAAGATCagatataatcaataaaaaaggTCCTATAAGAGCGGTACATCCTGTAGATAACATGCAAAAGAACAGAG CATCAATCGGAAGAAAAATGTCTTCTCAAATTATAACACCACCAAAATCCAATAAAATTACTCCATTGGGTAACAAAATAGTCAGCAGCACTCCAACAGACAATAATTACTATATGCCTAAAAAATCCGCAAAATCCAAACCGATAGCCTCATCAACGCCAGACAGCCAAAACAACAAGAACGCACCGTTGACGGCGTccgtaaataaaaaacgtaaCCTTTCCTGCGATATCTCACCGGTGACTACGTATGTAAACATGAGCAGCAGCGACGAGCGAAAGGACAGTCCTAGAAG atcTACGTCTAAGTTGCCAACCCCGAAAAAGTGCACAACACCTACGCGTCAGCATACGGACGCGCTTGGTATTCCGAAGTTCCTGACCCCGCCAAGGCATTATTCGTCGTGCAATACGAATAACCATTCACGATCCCCGCGGCGCTTGAACAGGAGCGCGATCGGTCTCCAGCGATACTCCCCTGTAAGCGAAAAAAAGGATATTGGAAGGATACAGCAGAGTCCGTTGAAGGAAACTAATAGGATTAGCGCGAAAGTGAAACCGCTCAACTTG ATTTCCAAGATCAAGCGACACAGTATCAGCGACTTCACCGAAGAGAAGGAGAACAATTACGCTTGA